tttaaccgatgagctattgaggctttttgaGATTAGTGGCGATCTAGAATAAAATCGGTTAGTCGGTCACTTTTCTTGTACCTACGTACTGCATGGGGAATGGGGATAGGAAAATGGAGCGATCCTATTAGTTGATACTTTTTTCCTCATCTTTGGTGGACAGTCGTTCTTAGagtcataattttataaattacttatcACCAATAATATTTTAGAGTACCACCACACCCGAGATTCGCATTTACGAAGTGGGCCCCAGAGATGGATTGCAGAATGAATCAAAGTTTGTACCGACAGAAATGAAGGTAGAGCTTATACATAAACTTGCAAACGCTGGCTTAAAACATATTGAATCTGCAAGGtacatttaataatttttaatattttatcacaTTAAAACCATTAATAAAACTTACAAGTGACTAGCCCCGGCTTCACACtagtgcaatgtagatactgtGTGGTGTCTGCTTgaacaaaaaacaatattaaacctTTATCTATTGATAAAAACCGCATTGATCTGTTGCGTATTTTAAAAGAGAAGGAGAGACGAAAAGCGACCTAGTTCTATGCTATGTAGAGAGAATTGGTAGGTAGTGCGGTTATTTACCTACCAacctaagtatctacttatttatttaaaaattgttattagtagtaggtacctagttcctaatttgctttaacagtgtttagtgtactgatttttttttgtacgtcaaagttttatcaaaattggtttagtctaataagctagttaagtcgagttatctgtctgtttcgctcgcacttacaggtaagTGCGAGTGCGTAAAAAAAgatagataactcgacgactcagctTAAGATGCGTGGACTATAGTAGTTAGTATGTTTTACCACTTATTGTACCtggttaaacacaaaaaaatgatTTCAGTTTTGTTAGTCCCAAATGGGTGAAACAAATGAGTGATGCTACAGATGTTATGAAGACCATCAAGAGAGTTCCACATGTCAACTATCCAGTACTAATACCAAACCTAAAGGGATATGAAACTGCTGTAAGttagaataaaatatgtacctaccaaatgaaagctgcttatttttttttcatcctTCGTTACTTCTTGTTAGTATATATTTTTGTCTTACATTTCGTTTTAATAAGTATATGCTTGGGCGTTGCTCAGTGACAATTTTACTGAATATCTAAAATCTTATAAGATTGCTTTCTGCTCTACCTCTTCGATAAAATTGAAATGATATTAGATATAGGCCTGAAAATAGGTACGTATACAAATTATGTACAACACAAAATGATATTTAGAATTTGTGTTACAGTAATTATTtagcatattatattacataagtAGCTTTTTTATATGCACACACTGGTACACAGATCTGTGTGGGCAAAATAATGTTGCTAAAACActgagaaatatttattttatagaaagcATGCAATATTGAGGAAGTAGCGATATTTCCTGCGGGCTCAGAAGGCTTCTCTCAGAAGAACCTCAACTGCTCAGTGGAAGAAGGTCTCAGAAGATTCAAGTTGGTAGCTGAGCAAGCGGTGAAAGATGGCGTCAGAGTTAGAGGATATGTGTCCTGTGTTGTGGGATGCCCTTATGATGGTCCCATCAGTCCAAAAGCTATAGTCAAGGTACATGAAATACTTAAGTGTTATacatctaaatacctatataaaatgaaaaggtgactgactgactgactgaccgactgactgatctatcaacgcacagctcaaactactggacggatcggactgaaatttggcacgccgatagctattatgatgtaggcatccgctaagaaaggatttctgaaaattcaacgccgaagggggtgaaataggggtttgaaatttgtgtagtccacgcggaagaagtcgcgagcttaagctataATTCCCATGACTTCTAAACGAACCGTTTTTCACAAGGTGTTTAAAAAAACTGTCCAAGTGGGGATTAGTTTTTAGAAACCCTGTAGgaggcactctttgattttccaggataaaaattagcctaaaTCTATGTCCGAgatgcaggctatctctgtatcaaatagatGGTGCCTGCGACATCGACTTATTCGCGGTCCCCACTTCAGAACACTCACAGACCAGAGATCACGTCTACCCCATTGGCCATATAACGGTTCTGCCTGGAGATGGTCTGTGTACTGACACTTCAGATTGCTAATCCTTTGCTGAgtcggtcacttttgttctACGAATTTCCTTATTCCTAATTTTATCCCTTAGAAAGTTACttaacatagctcgctccatagcgtgctgagcgacttttaatttgtggacgaggccaactgttaatttccaccatcatcatcaacaaaacACTACAGCCCTGGGAAGGCATTGGCTTGTCAAGCAAACTTTTCCATCGGGGTCGGTCAGATGCAGCTTCCTTCCAGCTCCGAGTTTCAAAAAACTCATGTCCTTCTCCACTCCACCCTCGGCTTCTACGGCTCTCTGGTTTGCTGTCCAACAACTTTTTCGGCGCTCGTGTGTCGTCAGTTTCCACATTATACAAATGTTTGTAGATAACTGAAGAGCTGTTGGCTATGGGTTGTTACGAGGTGTCCCTGGGCGACACCATCGGCGTGGGCACGGCGGGCTCCGTGCGGCGCCTGCTGCGCGAGGTGCTCGCGGTGGCGCGCCCCGACACCATCGCGCTGCACTTTCACGACACTTACGGACAGGGACTATCGAATTTATTGGCAGGACTAGAGGTAGGGAATTactttaatcatcatcatcatcatcgtcaaccgaatatacctatactctgatttttaattcggtggaattctgacgttgtcatttttatacatcaggggagttatttgtatgaaaaacagtgtATCCACCTCCagaagttcgattttaccccaaattacattaaatccctGTCAATATAAATAGCCCTAACACATAACTTCGCACTAAAATAGCGTGCAATCTTTAAcagtggaaagtggaaactggcagcaatgggatcggttgatttgaggatgtaatcttgacttatatgttgaacatttctaagtttatttttagttccttttcacgcttagattatg
This genomic stretch from Maniola hyperantus chromosome 2, iAphHyp1.2, whole genome shotgun sequence harbors:
- the Hmgcl gene encoding hydroxymethylglutaryl-CoA lyase, mitochondrial isoform X1 gives rise to the protein MMQVARKSILKSSASAAIFRTAVSTTTPEIRIYEVGPRDGLQNESKFVPTEMKVELIHKLANAGLKHIESASFVSPKWVKQMSDATDVMKTIKRVPHVNYPVLIPNLKGYETAKACNIEEVAIFPAGSEGFSQKNLNCSVEEGLRRFKLVAEQAVKDGVRVRGYVSCVVGCPYDGPISPKAIVKITEELLAMGCYEVSLGDTIGVGTAGSVRRLLREVLAVARPDTIALHFHDTYGQGLSNLLAGLEFGITTVDSSISGLGGCPYARGATGNLATEDLVYFLYGLGVNTNIDLVKLIEAGRYISNFLSKPTESRVNRAIGDRIKDYEKIVKIAACTL
- the Hmgcl gene encoding hydroxymethylglutaryl-CoA lyase, mitochondrial isoform X2; its protein translation is MMQVARKSILKSSASAAIFRTASTTTPEIRIYEVGPRDGLQNESKFVPTEMKVELIHKLANAGLKHIESASFVSPKWVKQMSDATDVMKTIKRVPHVNYPVLIPNLKGYETAKACNIEEVAIFPAGSEGFSQKNLNCSVEEGLRRFKLVAEQAVKDGVRVRGYVSCVVGCPYDGPISPKAIVKITEELLAMGCYEVSLGDTIGVGTAGSVRRLLREVLAVARPDTIALHFHDTYGQGLSNLLAGLEFGITTVDSSISGLGGCPYARGATGNLATEDLVYFLYGLGVNTNIDLVKLIEAGRYISNFLSKPTESRVNRAIGDRIKDYEKIVKIAACTL
- the Hmgcl gene encoding hydroxymethylglutaryl-CoA lyase, mitochondrial isoform X3, whose protein sequence is MKVELIHKLANAGLKHIESASFVSPKWVKQMSDATDVMKTIKRVPHVNYPVLIPNLKGYETAKACNIEEVAIFPAGSEGFSQKNLNCSVEEGLRRFKLVAEQAVKDGVRVRGYVSCVVGCPYDGPISPKAIVKITEELLAMGCYEVSLGDTIGVGTAGSVRRLLREVLAVARPDTIALHFHDTYGQGLSNLLAGLEFGITTVDSSISGLGGCPYARGATGNLATEDLVYFLYGLGVNTNIDLVKLIEAGRYISNFLSKPTESRVNRAIGDRIKDYEKIVKIAACTL